The window TTGTCGTCGACCTCGCCCAGTTCGTTCTGTATCTGGCGCATCTGCTCGCGGAGGAAATATTCCCTCTGGGTCTTGTTCATTTCGTCCTTGGCCTGATTCTGTATCCTTGCCTGAACCTCGGTAAGTTCCATCTCCTTGGTAAGCAGTGAATTTACATGCTTGAGCCTCTCGATCGGGTCGACTATTTCCAGGACATTCTGGGATTCGTCCACCTTGAGCCTGAGGTTCGATGCAACCAAATCGGCAAGCCTGCCGGGATCATCGATCGCCTCAAGAATGGAAAGGGCGTCCGGCGAGACGATGCCCCTCAACTGGAGTATGCGCTCGGATTGTTCCTTTACGGATCTCATAAGCGCTTCTATCTCTACGGTGAACTCCTTGATCTCGGGTTCTTCAATCCTTTCGATGTCGACTGTATAGAATCCCCTGTCGTCCTTAATGAAGTTTTTGATCCTCGCCTTTGCAACACCCTGTACAAGTATCTTCACCCTGCCGTCCGGAAGTTTCAGCATCCTTATCACCATGGCAATTGTCCCCATGGTATAGATCTGTTCGGGTTCAGGCTCTTCAACGGAAGAATCCTTCTGCGCCACCAAAAAAATAAACCGGTCCTTGTTAAGAGCCTCATCGACAGCCTTTATCGAAAGCCCGCGGCCTACAAACAGCGGGAGTATCATATATGGGTAGATAACTACATCCCTGACCGGCAGCAATGGCACGTTGCCAGGGATTTCTATTGCCTGCTTCTCATTTTCCATTCGTCTCTCCTGAAAAAGTTCTATTTTACCTCTATACGCTTAACCATCTCCACCTTGTTTTCCGAACGCGCGATTCTTACCGTCAAAACCCCGTCCTTGAATTTTGCGTCAATATTTTCAAGGTTGAATCTTTCCGGAATCTCAAGTTCACGGCTGAATCCGCCAAAGCTCCTTTCCATTCTGATATATCTTACCCCGCCCCCTGAAAGCGGGTCTTTTTTCATGCCGCTTATTCTTAACGTATTGCCGATTATCTCCACATTGACATCTTCCTGCATAACCCCGGGAATTTCCATCTCGATAAAAAGATCATCGGAACTCTCATATACGTCAATCGAGGGATAACAAATACCCAGCCTTTCTTCCCCCATTTCCGGTCCGAGCAGAAAGCCCATTATTTCCTGAAACTTAAGGTTTATCATAATTTTCTCCGCAAATTATTATAAGGTTCTTAATAGGACTACATCGGGATATGTCAAGCATCCCTTAAATTTATTATTAGGGACGCTTTCCTCCCCAGGGATTTTTTTCCGGATTCTCATGACAATCGCTGCAGAAAGCTTTAGGGTCGATGTGACCGCAGCCGTAACTCCACAAGTCGAATATACGGCATTTTTCACATAATGCACGAGAACATCCGTCGCACAAAACGACGGCTTCCCTAAACCCGCACTTTTCACATATCCGGCTGTTTCCTGATAGAATCATTTTCCTACTCTCTTAATAATATTAACAGAAATCGTATGATTCAGGGAGCTCTAATAAATATAATATATAACTATAATTTATAATTCTATATTGTTGACACGTTCAAGGCCATTTGTTAAAAGTTCGACGGTTTTCCATACTTTCTTAGGGGGTGCCGCTTGAAAATTCTGGTAAGTGATAAGCTTTCAGCACGAGGAGAAGAAATACTTAAAGAAGGTGGACTTAAAGTCGACGTAAAAACGGGCCTTAAACCTGATGAACTCAAAGAGATTATCGGTGATTATGACGGCCTAGTCGTAAGATCCGCCACAAAGGCGACAGCAGAGATCATTGCTGCCGGTAAAAAACTCAAGGTAATCGGTCGCGCAGGCGCGGGTGTTGACAATATCGATTCTGAAGCAGCAAGCAAACAGGGTATTGTTGTCATGAACACACCGGGCGGCAATACGGTAACGACTGGAGAACACGCAATCGCAATGCTTATGGCTCTTACACGTTTTATTCCCCAGGCAACCGCTTCAATGAAGGCTCAAAAATGGGACAAAAAAAGTTTTGAAGGCCGCGAGGTCTTTAACAAGACTCTGGGAATAGTCGGAATCGGCAGGGTAGGGACAATCGTTGCGACAAGGGCGATTGGCCTCAAAATGAATGTTATCGCCTATGACCCGTTCATATCGAAAGAAGCCGCGGACAATATGGGCGTTGAGCTGGTTTCTCTGGATGAACTCTATGCAAGAAGCGACTACATTTCGGTTCATACCCCCAAATCAAAGGATACAATAGGGCTTCTGGGAAAAGATGCTTTTGCCAAGATGAAAAAAGGTGTCATGGTCATCAATTGCGCAAGGGGTGGAATCGTTGACGAAAAAGCCCTTATCGAAGCCCTCGATTCAGGAAAGGTGGCAGGCGCGGCAATTGATGTGTTCGAGAAGGAACCGCCTGAGGACTGGTCTCTTCCTCTTCACCCGAAGGTCATCTGCACACCGCATCTCGGTGCTTCCACGGAAGAGGCGCAGGAAAACGTGGCAATAGCCATAGCCGAGCAGATAGTCGATTACCTCAACAATGGCGTTATCAGAAACGCAGTGAATGCGCCTTCGGTAGGGCCGGATATGCTTCCCAAAGTAAAACCCTATATTGAACTTGCCGAAAAAATGGGGCTTTTCATGGGCCAGCTCATTTCCGGAAGGATCCGCAAAGTCAACGTCAATTATTGCGGCGGGGCTTCCGGCATAGAGACGAAACCGGTAACGATTTCAATGCTCAAAGGGCTGTTTGCGGCCATCATGGATGACGTCAATTTTATCAATGCGCCCATTATAGCCAAAGAGCGCGGCATAGAAGTCGTTGAATCCAGAACCGAGAAAGAAGAAATATTTACAAACACCCTGGAACTTGTAGTCCATCTTGATACAGGTAAACGCTACCTGGCAGGCGCCGTCTTCACTCAGGACGACCTCAGAATAGTCAAGATAGACAATTATCCGATAGAAGTCACCCCGGAAGGCAATATGCTCGTTATCTACAATAAAGACCTGCCGGGAACCGTCGGAAAGATAGCTTCCACTCTGGGAGATGATAAAATCAATATCGCAAGACTTTTCCTCGGCAGGGACAAGAAGAAAGGCACCGCGATAATAATCATCAATCTGGATGCGGAAGTGCCTGAGTCTGTTGCTGAAAAGATCAGGAATGTTTCAAACACCCTATCGGTTCAAAAGGTTACAATCTGACAGGAGAATAATAATGGCGAATCTAGTAATTGTCGGCGCGCAGTGGGGAGATGAGGGCAAGGGAAAGGTCGTTGATCTCCTTACGGAAAAAGCCGACCTCATCATACGATTTCAGGGTGGAAACAATGCAGGTCATACTCTTGTAATAGGCGACAACAAGGTCGTGCTCCACCTTATACCTTCAGGCATACTTCATAAAAACAAGATGTGCGTGATCGGTTCCGGCGTTGTGCTGGACCCGGAAATCCTTCTTGGCGAAATAGATGCGTTGAGATTGAAAGGGCATGAGGTTTCACCGGAAACGGTTGCAATCAGCGACCGGGCTCATGTTATCATGCCTTACCACAAGGTGATCGACCATGCCCGTGACGCTGCACGTATCGGTACGACAGGCAGAGGGATCGGGCCCGCATATGAAGACAAGGCCCGAAGAACAGGCATACGCGTGATAGACCTTATCAATCCAGGACTGTTAAGAAATAAAATCGAAGCCTTCTGGGATGAGCGCCAGGAATATATAACAAAAATCCTCAAGGCCAAGGCCCCGGACAAGGATGAACTCATCGAAAAACACATAATATTGGGAGAACGTCTGAAACCATTTGTTACCGATGCCTCAATCCTTATCGACAAGGCAGTCAGGTCAGGCAAAAGTCTTTTATTCGAAGGAGCACAGGGTGGAAATCTCGACATGGACTTCGGGACATATCCATTTGTCACATCTTCAAACACCATTGCAGGCGCCGCCTGCACCGGTTCAGGTATCGGGCCAACCAGGATTGACAAAGTCCTCGGCATTTGCAAGGCATACACGACGAGGGTCGGCGGTGGTCCTTTCCCGACTGAACTGACGGATGAACTGGGCGAAAGGCTGCGCGCCTTCGGCGGTGAATATGGTGCGACAACCGGAAGGCCCAGAAGATGCGGATGGCTTGACCTTGTGGCGCTAAGACACACAGTCCGCCTCAGTTCAATAAGCCATCTTGCCATAACAAAGCTCGATGTCCTCTCAGGTCTTGAAACGTTAAAGGTCGCCACGGCCTACAGATCAGGAAATACGGTCATGGAAAGTATGCCGGCCGATCTGGAGCTTTATCCCGAAATTGATATTGCCTATGACGAACTCCCCGGATGGGAAGAAAATATTTCAGACATAAAGAAATTTGATGATCTTCCTGCAAGCTGCAAGGCATATATCGCGTACATTGAAAATAAGCTCGGAGTTAAGGCTGCAATAATATCAACCGGACCGAAACGGGATCAGACGATAATCGTAGAAGATTTATTATAAAACAAAGGGCCGGAAAACCGGCCCTCTTTTTTTATCATGCAGCGCTGACCGCGCTGCTTCCATCAGCCTCAGGTTGGACCGCACGAAGTCGACGAACATGTTCCGCACCCGGATTTCCCCGAAGCGGTCATGGACATTTTTTTTATTACATCCTCTGATTCGCATTTGGGACATTTGATCTTATCTTTACTGCTCAAAGAAACCAGCTTTTCAAAATCATTATCGCATTTTTTACATCTGTATTCATAGATGGGCATGGTCCTCTCCTTTCGTATTTTTTGAGTAGTGCCTGAGCTTTATTTTGTCAAGGTATCCCATTCATTCCAGGCCGTTCGCTGCTATCACCTTTGCATACCACTTTCCGCCCTCCTTTATCGTGCGCTTCTGAGTGGCAAAGTCTATATTAATCAGACCGAATCTCATTTCATAGCCCTTGTCCCATTCATAGTTGTCGGTCAGCGACCAGCACATATAGCCCTTGACCGGTATACCGTTCTCTATCGCTTTGTGAACCTGCCTGATATGGGCATCCATATAGAATATCCTTTGAGTTTCATCTGTTGTTCCTATACCGTTTTCCGTTACTATTACAGGCAGTTTTACCTCATTTCCTAGATATTCGAGGCAGTCATATATACCCTCGGGATAGATAACCCAGTCCATGTCTGTTACAGTGTCTCCCGGCTTCGATGGTATGTTGGTCAACCCTTTCTGGTAGCTTGAACTGTAATAGTTGAGGCCTATGAAATCCATTGC of the Desulfomonilia bacterium genome contains:
- a CDS encoding Hsp20/alpha crystallin family protein encodes the protein MINLKFQEIMGFLLGPEMGEERLGICYPSIDVYESSDDLFIEMEIPGVMQEDVNVEIIGNTLRISGMKKDPLSGGGVRYIRMERSFGGFSRELEIPERFNLENIDAKFKDGVLTVRIARSENKVEMVKRIEVK
- the serA gene encoding phosphoglycerate dehydrogenase, which codes for MKILVSDKLSARGEEILKEGGLKVDVKTGLKPDELKEIIGDYDGLVVRSATKATAEIIAAGKKLKVIGRAGAGVDNIDSEAASKQGIVVMNTPGGNTVTTGEHAIAMLMALTRFIPQATASMKAQKWDKKSFEGREVFNKTLGIVGIGRVGTIVATRAIGLKMNVIAYDPFISKEAADNMGVELVSLDELYARSDYISVHTPKSKDTIGLLGKDAFAKMKKGVMVINCARGGIVDEKALIEALDSGKVAGAAIDVFEKEPPEDWSLPLHPKVICTPHLGASTEEAQENVAIAIAEQIVDYLNNGVIRNAVNAPSVGPDMLPKVKPYIELAEKMGLFMGQLISGRIRKVNVNYCGGASGIETKPVTISMLKGLFAAIMDDVNFINAPIIAKERGIEVVESRTEKEEIFTNTLELVVHLDTGKRYLAGAVFTQDDLRIVKIDNYPIEVTPEGNMLVIYNKDLPGTVGKIASTLGDDKINIARLFLGRDKKKGTAIIIINLDAEVPESVAEKIRNVSNTLSVQKVTI
- a CDS encoding adenylosuccinate synthase, coding for MANLVIVGAQWGDEGKGKVVDLLTEKADLIIRFQGGNNAGHTLVIGDNKVVLHLIPSGILHKNKMCVIGSGVVLDPEILLGEIDALRLKGHEVSPETVAISDRAHVIMPYHKVIDHARDAARIGTTGRGIGPAYEDKARRTGIRVIDLINPGLLRNKIEAFWDERQEYITKILKAKAPDKDELIEKHIILGERLKPFVTDASILIDKAVRSGKSLLFEGAQGGNLDMDFGTYPFVTSSNTIAGAACTGSGIGPTRIDKVLGICKAYTTRVGGGPFPTELTDELGERLRAFGGEYGATTGRPRRCGWLDLVALRHTVRLSSISHLAITKLDVLSGLETLKVATAYRSGNTVMESMPADLELYPEIDIAYDELPGWEENISDIKKFDDLPASCKAYIAYIENKLGVKAAIISTGPKRDQTIIVEDLL
- a CDS encoding zinc ribbon domain-containing protein, giving the protein MPIYEYRCKKCDNDFEKLVSLSSKDKIKCPKCESEDVIKKMSMTASGKSGCGTCSSTSCGPT